The genomic segment CCTCCAGTCGATGATCGACAATCGCTGGAATGGTACGCTGCCTAAAGCGGCAACACGCGTCGAGCTGCGGGTCTACCGGAACTGGCTTGCTCAGTGGGAAGACGACCACGTCGAACGTATTCTGAGCAACTTGGGATCTGTCGTGGAGCGATTGCTCCCCGAAACAGGAAAAGCATTCTTCCGGTTGCTCGATCGAGCCCCCGACAGAAAGAACAAACATCAATCCCGCTGCGAAGTGCATCCGCTCTGGAAGATCATTCGAGAGGTTCTCGTCCAACAAGAGACCGAACAGGATCTCGAGTTTAAACGGGTTCGGTACGGTGCAGTCTCGCAGCGTCGGCTGTTCTCGATGATCAAGAGTTTGCTTCTCAGATGCGCCGTCGAGCAGAACCGAACGATCCGCGATATCCGGGGAGCTAAGGAACTGCTCCACGATCTCAGCTACGCGAATGATATGAACGACTGGGCATGGTACGAAGCCTGGAAGGAAAAGGCATCCAAGCACGGTCTGTATGATGCCGCAATCGAGTTTGACTTTGGATTGAACGTTCAATCCTTTTGATTTGTCCCTGCTACTGTCATTGCGATAGTAGCTACCTTTATCCATGGAAGGATAATGCATGATTACACGTGTTCCATTCGATGACGTCGGCCAGTTGGCCCGTCGTAAAGCGAGGCTGTTCGACGGGCTGGGCGATCCCATCGACATCGAGTCTGATGACGCCTTCGTTGTGATGTTCAACCTCACTGCTGAGTGGGAGCTGAACGTCCTGGTGGATGAGCACGACAAGCTGAGAGGCTACGAGCTCCAATACCGGAAAACCGAGCATCGTTTGATTCTGCCTGTCTGAAGTCAGGCTTCTTCTGTTTTTTTCGTTGAGAAAGGATTCTCCATGTCAGTCGTTGTTGGTCGTATTCACGCTGAGGAAGCTTACAGCAAGGAATTGCTGCTCAAGCTGCTTGGCATTTCGCAGAAGTTTTGGGATAAGATGCTCGATGAAGGCTTGCCCTTCACGCGGATTGGGCACACGCGCTGGGTGACTGGCGAGGCTGTGCTCAACTATCTGCATCGCAACGCAGAGAGGAAGCCGGAGTGAGGCTACGGAACTGATCAAAACAGAAAGAATTTGATCATGGCCAGACCTCCAGAGATTGGAAGTATCCAGCTCTATCCTGAACGCCCCTTGAGGCCGGCGGATCGAAATGGATTCGTCCTGAAGTTCTACTGTCCGTTGCGAAGGACTCGCATCCGCAAGAACTGCGGCACCCGTGACCGGCGTGAAGCCAAACGGGTGCTCAGGGAATGCCGCGAGCGTCTTCTCAATGGACAGTACGTTGCCTCCGGTGGTGCGATCACGGCAGCCCAGGAACAGGTGATGCGTTTGTCTGCTCCTGAAGCCGTCGTGGAGACCATCGACCGGGGGAAGACCTGGCAGGATTGTTATGAGCGATATCGCAGACATCGGGCCACGCGAACGCGAGAGATGTCTCTCACGCACGCGTTGTCCCGAATCTGTATCGCGGAACGGATTCTGAAGACATCGCTCAGAACGGAAGAGCTGTTCGTCAAGGAAGTCATCAGCCTGGATAACCTCGAACTGCTGCAGGATCGTCTGCTGGCGGGTGTGGAGTGCCGATATCCCACTCGGTCTCCAAATACCGTCAACAGCATGCTGGCAGCAGTGATGGCGTTTATCCGGTACTGCTACAAACATGGATGGATTGAAGCGGTTCCTCCACTTGAGAAGCTGGAAACGCGAGACGTCATGAAAGGCCGTCCGATTACTGGCGAGGAGTTCGAGCGAATGCTCGGCGTTACTCCCACGGTCGTCGGTAAGAAATTCTCCCCGGAGTGGGAGTTCGCGTTGCGGGTTCTCTGGGAAAGCGGATTCCGCATCAGTGAGGCTATGGATTTCTCTTGGGATGATGATCAACGAATTCATCCCGTTTGGAGTCGGGCAGCTCACTCGACGATTATCGTCCCGCCTTCGCAGAAGAACGGACGATTGCAGGAAATCCCAATGCTGCCAGGTCTGAAGCACCTTTTGCTGTCAGTCCCTGAGAAACGCCGCGAAGGATTCGTGGTCAACGTTAGACTGAAGCAAAGACGCGGAGAACGATTGTCTGCCGACGCCGTCAGCAGAACAATCGCGAAGATTGGCAAGGAAGCCGGGGTGGTGGTGACGAAGGAGAACAAAGCGACTGGTGTGCGTGCCAAGTATGCCAGTGCTCACGATCTCCGTCGTGGGTGTGCGGCTCGACTGATCAATTCGGGGGTTTCCGCCGAAACGGTCAAGGTCGTCATGCGTCACGCGGACTTCGCAACCACCGAGAAGCATTATGGAGCAATTCGTTCCGCCCAGGCGGCGGGCGATGAGCTGCAGAAGAAGCTGATTGTCAGCGACAGCGAATCAGCATTAGCGGGGGGATAAACGGGGGGACTCGATTTTTTCGATTTCTCGCTGAATCCCGCCCTCGTCGTAACCTGTTGCCATTTAAGGCTTTTGAAGTACACCCCAGAGGATTCGAACCTCTAACCTTCGGTTCCGTAGACCGATGCTCTATCCAATTGAGCTAGGGGTGCGTGGCGAGGGCGTTTGCCTCGTGCAGGCGTAATATGGCAGATCTGGGGGCGGGTCGCAAGTCCGTGTGCTTCGGTTTTTTTGACAGTTCCTGGAGCTTTCTGTCCGGCCGGAATCATCGATAAATTCGGTGTGGTCGGGGCTCTCCGTGAGGACACGCAGGAAGGCGGGACGTTCGCGGCGAATGTGGCTTCCTGTTTTTTTCCGGGGAAGTTGGTCTGTTGAGGGTCTGAATGCTTACAATCGGGGGGCTCGCCCACTTTCGATTGTCCGGCCGTTCTCGCCGGGTCCGCTGACGTTCTCTCTATCCGGCGAGCCATGACCTCAACTCTCAAGACCTCCGATCCCCTGCGAAAGATCGTGACCGGTCTGCTGCTGTTTGCGACGGTCAGCTTCGTAGCCGTGCTGGGCTACATCGCGCATGGATGGCAGGTCGATGATGCTGTGTACATGGTCATCATTACGATTTTTGGCGTTGGCTATGGGGAAGTGCAGCCGATCGAGTCGACCGGACTGCGAGGCCTGACAATCGCCGTGATTGTGGCCGGCTATGGAGCCGTGATTTATACGGTGGGCGGTTTTATGCAGATGCTCGTGGACGGCGAGATCAACAAGGCTTTGGGAGCACGTCGAATGACTCGGGAAATCACCAGTCTGGAAGATCACACCATTATCTGCGGCTTCGGTCGGATGGGGACGATTCTCGCTCGCGAGTTGCAGACAGCCGGAAAGCCGTTTGTGATCATCGATAACTGCGAAGAGCACATGCAGACCGCTCAGGATCTCGGCTATCTTGTGCTTCAGGGCGATGCCAGCGATGAGCATCTGTTGAGTCTGGCCCAGATCGAGAAGGCGTCGGTGCTGGCCTCGGTTCTGTCGGACGATGCGACGAATGTTTTCGTGACCATCACCGCTCGCGAGATGAATCCGTCGATCACGATTATCGCTCGTGGTGAGAACCCTCGAACGGAGCGGAAGCTGCTTGGCTGTGGAGCCGATCAGGTGGTGCTGCCGACGGCGATTGGAGCCTCCCGGATTGCTCAACTGATTCTGAGACCGACAGCCGAGAATCTGCTGGGAGATATTGCGAGCAAGCGGCACGTCAGCGATGAACTTCGTGAAGTTGGTCTGCAGTTCGAAGAGGTGCCCGTCCTCCCTTCCTCTCCGCTGGCCGGGAAGACGCTCAACGAGATCGAAGTTCGGGGAAACCACGGATTTCTGATCGTCGGGATTCGGAATCAGGAAGGGACGGCGATGCTAAACCCTCCGTCGGAAACCGTCCTCAACCCCGGCGACATTGTTGTGATCCTGGGACATCATGACGACCTGCCGCAGGTGGCGCGGAAGTTCTCGCGTCCTGTAGAGACGATTAAGTATCGGGGTGCGTCCACTTGAGTGGAAGCCTTGCGGCGCGATGCGTTACGAGGTCGCGCGCTTTCGGCGCAACGACGCTGCGGCATGTGACCGTGCTGACAGGCTACCCATCGTCGATAGTGATGGCGACATCCATTCGGCGTCAGGATGCCGCCCCTACGAAATGGGGATTGGGAGCACTGCTGGACTAGCCAGCAGTGGCACGCCATCGGGTTGCGACTAATTTGAGGTCGCGGCTGTGGACTTGCGGACGGCGTCGTACTCTGGATTGACGCATTTGTCGCCCCAGCGTTTGAGGACACAGCGAATGCCGACTTCGGATTCCGGCTGCTGGCCCTGGTCGCCGGTTTCGACGATCCACTCCTGCAGCAGTTTGCGATGCCGTGTCAGTTCCTTCTGAAATTCGGGATCGTGAGCGAGATTGTTGATCTCGTGGGGATCGTTCTCCAGATCGTAGAACTCTTCGGCTGGTTTCGTATCGCCGAAGAAGATCAGCTGAGTCTCATTCATCTCGCCGTCGGCCATCATCTGGCGGAACTTCTGCGAGACCTCCCAGGGGTCTTTGTAGCTGGGCTGCATATACGGGCGATCGGTCAGGT from the Rubinisphaera margarita genome contains:
- a CDS encoding topoisomerase II, with protein sequence MSVVVGRIHAEEAYSKELLLKLLGISQKFWDKMLDEGLPFTRIGHTRWVTGEAVLNYLHRNAERKPE
- a CDS encoding tyrosine-type recombinase/integrase, which encodes MARPPEIGSIQLYPERPLRPADRNGFVLKFYCPLRRTRIRKNCGTRDRREAKRVLRECRERLLNGQYVASGGAITAAQEQVMRLSAPEAVVETIDRGKTWQDCYERYRRHRATRTREMSLTHALSRICIAERILKTSLRTEELFVKEVISLDNLELLQDRLLAGVECRYPTRSPNTVNSMLAAVMAFIRYCYKHGWIEAVPPLEKLETRDVMKGRPITGEEFERMLGVTPTVVGKKFSPEWEFALRVLWESGFRISEAMDFSWDDDQRIHPVWSRAAHSTIIVPPSQKNGRLQEIPMLPGLKHLLLSVPEKRREGFVVNVRLKQRRGERLSADAVSRTIAKIGKEAGVVVTKENKATGVRAKYASAHDLRRGCAARLINSGVSAETVKVVMRHADFATTEKHYGAIRSAQAAGDELQKKLIVSDSESALAGG
- a CDS encoding potassium channel family protein codes for the protein MTSTLKTSDPLRKIVTGLLLFATVSFVAVLGYIAHGWQVDDAVYMVIITIFGVGYGEVQPIESTGLRGLTIAVIVAGYGAVIYTVGGFMQMLVDGEINKALGARRMTREITSLEDHTIICGFGRMGTILARELQTAGKPFVIIDNCEEHMQTAQDLGYLVLQGDASDEHLLSLAQIEKASVLASVLSDDATNVFVTITAREMNPSITIIARGENPRTERKLLGCGADQVVLPTAIGASRIAQLILRPTAENLLGDIASKRHVSDELREVGLQFEEVPVLPSSPLAGKTLNEIEVRGNHGFLIVGIRNQEGTAMLNPPSETVLNPGDIVVILGHHDDLPQVARKFSRPVETIKYRGAST